A single region of the Halobacterium wangiae genome encodes:
- a CDS encoding EthD family reductase, protein MVKLVQLLVRRDDYTHEEFVERWRGEHADLAESLPNLQKYTTAVPNDPERSSHDGVVELYFEDMAALSEAFDSETGRAVQADAAEFADVEAGETLYVEERVEFEA, encoded by the coding sequence ATGGTGAAACTGGTCCAGTTGCTCGTCCGCCGCGACGACTACACGCACGAGGAGTTCGTCGAGCGCTGGCGGGGCGAGCACGCCGACCTCGCCGAGTCGCTACCGAACCTCCAGAAGTACACGACTGCAGTGCCCAACGACCCGGAGCGGTCGAGCCACGACGGCGTCGTCGAACTGTACTTCGAGGACATGGCGGCGCTGAGTGAGGCGTTCGACTCGGAGACCGGTCGGGCGGTCCAGGCCGACGCCGCCGAGTTCGCGGACGTGGAGGCAGGGGAGACGCTGTACGTCGAGGAGCGTGTGGAGTTCGAGGCCTAG
- the paaB gene encoding 1,2-phenylacetyl-CoA epoxidase subunit PaaB, producing MIWEVFRQEKTGGRHTHCGNVHAPDREMALMFAQIQHGRRMQTNSLWVAPKDEIAEVDADEAAFGGTTDKAYRWAMTYNNIDASFAEEVAESEAEQEEAAQKRGDI from the coding sequence ATGATCTGGGAAGTGTTCCGCCAGGAGAAGACGGGGGGCCGGCACACCCACTGCGGGAACGTCCACGCGCCGGACCGTGAGATGGCGCTCATGTTCGCGCAGATCCAGCACGGCCGTCGCATGCAGACGAACTCGCTGTGGGTCGCACCGAAAGACGAGATCGCGGAGGTGGACGCCGACGAGGCGGCGTTCGGCGGCACGACGGACAAGGCCTACCGGTGGGCGATGACGTACAACAACATCGACGCGAGTTTCGCCGAGGAGGTCGCCGAGAGCGAGGCCGAACAGGAGGAGGCCGCCCAGAAGCGGGGTGACATCTGA
- a CDS encoding plastocyanin/azurin family copper-binding protein translates to MERREFGYLAALAVLPGCSSTVSDGPTGGNESSNGGTTRERSDLPGLGEDGIENVDAFVDAQRTAARETSHTTALTQTAHDTFEDGFQALELRAKYDPATDRLYFRRWWRYPDGERSGRTERYTDGSEAGERTYDSDDEPRLRSISPSTVEERYTGVRETVRNLLEALEYGPLEDVSGEGDASYRLPITGLRDAEAVEAIRDVGSGDLLLTGTGMVQSVEIENLVEDAGDGRRSDLEMAVTNIGETSVSEPEWFGDVPETTTTSDGGGEGGDGGDGDGGSVETTETTTTTETTTTVESTPVQTIEGSDYDAMVVVGPGGEHRFEPETLRIEPGTTVRWVWDSDNHNIKPEDQPAGANWDGFAELATSGTEYEYTFEVEGAYEYICEPHASIGMVGEIIVES, encoded by the coding sequence ATGGAACGACGGGAGTTCGGATATCTGGCAGCGCTGGCGGTTCTGCCGGGATGTTCGAGCACGGTCAGCGACGGACCCACGGGAGGAAACGAGAGCAGCAACGGGGGAACAACTCGGGAACGCAGCGACCTGCCGGGTCTCGGTGAGGACGGCATCGAGAACGTCGACGCGTTCGTCGACGCACAGCGAACGGCTGCCAGGGAGACGTCACACACGACCGCGCTCACGCAGACCGCCCACGACACGTTCGAGGACGGATTCCAGGCACTCGAACTCCGCGCAAAGTACGACCCTGCCACGGACCGCCTCTACTTCCGGCGGTGGTGGCGCTACCCCGACGGCGAGCGGAGTGGACGAACCGAGCGGTACACGGACGGCTCCGAGGCGGGCGAGCGAACGTATGACAGCGACGACGAACCTCGTCTGCGGTCCATCTCGCCGTCGACGGTCGAGGAGCGCTATACCGGCGTCCGGGAGACCGTCCGGAACCTGCTGGAAGCCCTGGAGTACGGGCCGCTCGAGGACGTGTCTGGCGAAGGAGACGCCAGCTATCGGCTCCCCATCACGGGACTCCGTGACGCAGAAGCCGTGGAAGCCATCCGGGACGTGGGGTCCGGAGACCTCCTGCTCACGGGGACCGGGATGGTCCAGTCGGTCGAAATCGAGAACCTCGTCGAGGACGCCGGCGACGGTCGGCGTTCGGACCTGGAGATGGCGGTGACGAACATCGGAGAGACGTCGGTGAGCGAACCGGAGTGGTTCGGAGACGTCCCCGAGACGACGACGACGTCAGACGGGGGTGGCGAAGGCGGGGACGGCGGCGACGGAGACGGTGGATCCGTCGAAACCACCGAGACGACGACAACCACCGAGACGACGACAACCGTCGAGAGTACCCCCGTCCAGACCATCGAGGGGTCAGACTACGACGCCATGGTGGTTGTCGGTCCCGGTGGAGAGCACCGGTTCGAACCCGAGACGCTACGCATCGAACCCGGAACGACCGTTCGGTGGGTGTGGGATTCAGACAACCACAACATCAAGCCGGAGGATCAACCTGCTGGCGCGAACTGGGACGGATTCGCCGAGTTAGCGACCAGCGGCACCGAGTACGAGTACACCTTCGAGGTGGAGGGAGCCTACGAGTACATCTGTGAACCCCACGCCAGTATCGGGATGGTGGGCGAAATCATCGTGGAGTCGTAG
- the paaC gene encoding 1,2-phenylacetyl-CoA epoxidase subunit PaaC has protein sequence MEPAEAQLLRLADDEFVLAERYTEWQIYAPTVESDLALANIAQDEFGHARLWYDLLQEEFGYEESELIWERDPADFRHSTLVELETPEGDWADTVVRGYLYDVAERLRLDALADSAYEPIADRVPKVQGEETYHREHAQSWLDRLSGSGESHDRVQAAVDRLFPHALSLFSPTEHEGDIVDAGVRTRSLSDLRSDWLDEVVPYLESLDVDVPDPEETDRPEAVGRDGTHTADWDALHAEFTETYHELGFDEPASLRGENA, from the coding sequence ATGGAGCCAGCCGAGGCCCAACTGCTGCGGCTGGCGGACGACGAGTTCGTGCTCGCCGAGCGGTACACGGAGTGGCAGATCTACGCGCCGACGGTGGAGTCCGACCTCGCGCTCGCGAACATCGCACAGGACGAGTTCGGCCACGCGCGCCTCTGGTACGACCTGCTCCAGGAGGAGTTCGGGTACGAGGAGTCGGAGCTCATCTGGGAGCGCGACCCCGCGGACTTCCGGCACAGCACGCTGGTCGAACTCGAGACGCCCGAGGGCGACTGGGCAGACACGGTCGTCCGGGGGTACCTCTACGACGTCGCCGAGCGCCTGCGACTCGACGCGCTCGCAGACTCCGCCTACGAGCCCATCGCCGACCGCGTGCCGAAGGTCCAGGGCGAAGAGACGTACCACCGCGAGCACGCCCAGTCCTGGCTCGACCGCCTGAGCGGGAGCGGCGAGTCACACGACCGCGTGCAAGCGGCCGTCGACCGACTGTTCCCACACGCGCTGTCGCTGTTCAGCCCTACCGAACACGAGGGCGATATCGTCGACGCTGGCGTCAGAACGCGCTCGCTGTCGGACCTCCGTTCGGACTGGCTGGACGAGGTGGTCCCCTACCTCGAGTCGCTCGACGTGGACGTGCCGGACCCCGAGGAGACGGATCGACCGGAAGCGGTCGGACGGGACGGCACGCACACCGCCGACTGGGACGCGCTCCACGCCGAATTCACGGAGACGTACCACGAACTCGGTTTCGACGAACCGGCGTCGCTGCGGGGTGAGAACGCGTGA
- a CDS encoding ribonuclease H-like domain-containing protein, giving the protein MRVENSFLPAPGVGETTERRLWEHGVTHWDEFAGDGPGVGDATAENIYTFIEEARAALDTGDTRYFADVFPNNTLWRLYENVAGDVAFFDIETTGLDKRASDVTTVSVHHAGDTTTLVQGHDLTSENLVELLDASLLVSFNGKRFDAPFLEYNFDCSFDAPHLDLMYLCKRLDLDGGLKQVERDLGIDRGGMDVDGREAVRLWHRYESGDEAALDRLVEYNRYDAQNLETLLDTVTGRLHEHVFEPHC; this is encoded by the coding sequence ATGCGCGTCGAGAACTCCTTCCTCCCCGCCCCGGGCGTCGGGGAGACGACCGAACGCCGCCTCTGGGAGCACGGCGTCACCCACTGGGACGAGTTCGCGGGTGACGGTCCCGGCGTCGGCGACGCCACCGCCGAGAACATCTACACCTTCATTGAGGAGGCCCGGGCCGCACTCGACACCGGCGACACCCGGTACTTCGCCGATGTCTTCCCGAACAACACCCTGTGGCGCCTCTACGAGAACGTCGCCGGCGACGTCGCCTTCTTCGACATCGAGACCACCGGCCTCGACAAGCGCGCCAGCGACGTCACCACCGTGAGCGTCCACCACGCCGGCGACACGACGACGCTCGTCCAGGGCCACGACCTGACGAGCGAGAACCTCGTCGAGCTCCTGGACGCGTCGCTGCTCGTCTCGTTCAACGGCAAGCGCTTCGACGCGCCGTTCCTCGAGTACAACTTCGACTGCTCGTTCGACGCGCCGCACCTCGACCTCATGTACCTCTGCAAGCGCCTCGACCTCGACGGCGGCCTGAAGCAGGTCGAACGCGACCTGGGCATCGACCGCGGCGGTATGGACGTCGACGGACGCGAGGCCGTGCGCCTCTGGCACCGCTACGAGTCCGGCGACGAGGCCGCCCTCGATCGCCTCGTGGAGTACAACCGCTACGACGCACAGAACCTCGAGACGCTACTCGACACGGTCACCGGACGCCTCCACGAACACGTCTTCGAACCGCACTGCTGA
- a CDS encoding phosphoglycolate phosphatase yields the protein MVAPLAVDIDGTLSREDRSIDSRVMDVLREWDAPVVIATGKALPYPIALCQFVGIEECVVAENGGVAYVDDELFYFGDREGADAVAREFRAAGYDIGWGESDLVNRWRETELAVSREQPLDVLTEIAERHGLSVVDTEFAYHVKETQMNKGAALPTVAGELGYEPTDFVAVGDSANDVELFEAAGRSYAVANAVDAAKAAADVVVEETYADGFLAAVERIRERAA from the coding sequence ATGGTCGCGCCGCTCGCCGTCGACATCGACGGCACGCTGAGTCGCGAGGACCGCTCCATCGACAGTCGCGTGATGGACGTGCTCCGGGAGTGGGACGCACCAGTCGTCATCGCGACTGGAAAAGCCCTCCCCTACCCCATCGCGCTCTGCCAGTTCGTGGGCATCGAGGAGTGCGTCGTCGCGGAGAACGGCGGCGTCGCGTACGTGGACGACGAACTGTTCTACTTCGGGGACCGGGAGGGCGCGGACGCGGTCGCCAGGGAGTTCCGCGCCGCGGGCTACGACATCGGGTGGGGCGAGTCGGACCTCGTGAACCGCTGGCGGGAGACGGAACTCGCGGTGAGCCGCGAGCAGCCACTGGACGTGCTCACGGAGATTGCGGAGCGACACGGCCTGAGCGTCGTCGACACCGAGTTCGCCTACCACGTCAAGGAGACCCAGATGAACAAGGGCGCCGCGCTCCCGACGGTCGCCGGGGAACTCGGCTACGAACCCACCGACTTCGTGGCGGTCGGCGACTCCGCGAACGACGTGGAACTGTTCGAGGCGGCGGGGCGGTCCTACGCCGTGGCGAACGCCGTCGACGCGGCGAAAGCCGCCGCGGACGTCGTCGTCGAGGAGACCTACGCGGACGGGTTCCTGGCGGCAGTCGAGCGGATCCGCGAGCGCGCCGCGTAG
- a CDS encoding short-chain fatty acid transporter gives MATSRSRVQAFGNRMANWSEKWVPNPFLFAVLLTIIAYIAANLATPDGPVENVRNWYGGFWTLLTFAMQMVLILVTGYAVADSDFVSNYLDRLASWPDNNAQAAAATGVVGMIGGYFHWGVGLIVGAIFAIFVARAGHKRGKTFHYPLLAAAGYTSQVIWHVGPSSSAGLLSATDDHPFIDTIGVVPLSESVFTIYAFGLAVMVLITVTITLYYLAPDEENATGIEEYAPSLIDETEGDALSESTDPEPQADGGTTEVDPIDQVTPADRINDSRIIAYLIGFGMLVYIVDYLAQVGTIGEALDLNLFNFIFIALGLFLHKTPSAYMEAIRDATEGAAGIILQFPFYAGILGIISGSGLSNLIAEALLDVATPATFPVIAWLLGGVMNLFVPSGGGEWGIIGGIIGGAAIELGVAPGKAIIAYGTGDMWTNMFQPFWAIPLLGLTKVRARDILGYTMVILLVLTPVFAVGLYFLPY, from the coding sequence ATGGCAACATCCCGCAGTCGTGTACAGGCATTCGGAAATCGCATGGCCAACTGGTCCGAGAAGTGGGTACCGAACCCGTTCCTCTTCGCGGTGCTGCTCACTATCATCGCCTACATCGCGGCGAACCTCGCGACCCCCGACGGGCCCGTCGAGAACGTCCGGAACTGGTACGGCGGCTTCTGGACGCTGCTCACGTTCGCGATGCAGATGGTGCTCATCCTCGTGACGGGGTACGCGGTCGCCGACTCCGACTTCGTCAGCAACTACCTCGACCGTCTCGCGTCGTGGCCGGACAACAACGCGCAGGCGGCGGCAGCGACCGGCGTCGTCGGCATGATCGGCGGCTACTTCCACTGGGGCGTCGGCCTCATCGTGGGCGCCATCTTCGCCATCTTCGTGGCTCGCGCAGGCCACAAGCGCGGGAAGACGTTCCACTACCCGCTACTCGCAGCCGCGGGCTACACGAGCCAGGTCATCTGGCACGTCGGCCCGTCCTCGAGCGCCGGGCTGCTGTCCGCGACCGACGACCACCCGTTCATCGACACTATCGGCGTCGTTCCGCTCTCGGAGTCCGTGTTCACCATCTACGCGTTCGGACTCGCAGTCATGGTGCTCATCACGGTGACGATCACGCTGTACTACCTCGCGCCCGACGAGGAGAACGCCACCGGCATCGAGGAGTACGCTCCGAGCCTCATCGACGAGACGGAGGGTGACGCACTCTCCGAGTCGACCGACCCAGAGCCGCAGGCCGACGGTGGCACGACCGAGGTCGACCCCATCGACCAGGTCACCCCCGCGGACCGCATCAACGACAGCCGCATCATCGCGTACCTCATCGGGTTCGGGATGCTCGTCTACATCGTCGACTACCTCGCGCAGGTCGGCACCATCGGCGAGGCGCTCGACCTCAACCTCTTCAACTTCATCTTCATCGCGCTCGGCTTGTTCCTCCACAAGACGCCGTCGGCGTACATGGAAGCAATCCGGGACGCGACCGAGGGAGCCGCCGGGATCATCCTGCAGTTCCCGTTCTACGCCGGCATCCTCGGCATCATCAGTGGCTCCGGTCTCTCCAACCTCATCGCCGAGGCGCTCCTCGACGTGGCGACCCCGGCGACGTTCCCCGTCATCGCGTGGCTGCTCGGCGGCGTGATGAACCTCTTCGTCCCGAGCGGCGGCGGCGAGTGGGGCATCATCGGCGGCATCATCGGCGGCGCTGCCATCGAACTCGGCGTCGCACCCGGGAAGGCCATCATCGCCTACGGCACCGGCGACATGTGGACGAACATGTTCCAGCCGTTCTGGGCGATTCCGCTGCTCGGCCTGACGAAGGTGCGGGCTCGCGACATCCTCGGGTACACCATGGTCATCCTGCTCGTGCTCACGCCCGTGTTCGCGGTCGGCCTGTACTTCCTGCCGTACTGA
- a CDS encoding MATE family efflux transporter has protein sequence MGLISEHRARRTSELAWPRIVTGVARMSKSAADVAMVGVALGSTAIAGVGFAGPYWGAAFSIGGGLAAGTIALVSQRFGAEAFGELGQAIRSSVALVVAVTVPVAAIFYLYPVSLISLLTDDPVAVRYGADYLRVLAFGVPFAGLNLIGSRALIGADDSWTAMVLRGSGAVVNVGLNAVFIFGLDMGVVGAALGTVVSNVVVVAAFAVGLTRGRLPGVGAFPVTVSPVGSYWHWETCRDVVEIGLPVVGRNSVWTAARFPLLAFVGLFGSPVVAAYIVTRRILGIMNTPGWGFGLAASSLVGQELGQNDETTAASYGREIVLFSVATYVLFAGVVAVFARDIVVLFVESPSDPSVPIAVGMVYAAAAAVIPQGVNAASAGALDATGDTRWPFYGRVLGMFGLAIPLVYLGATTQLGILGIYLSFFAESGVPAAVNYYRFATGKWKAISRSYRPDAAADD, from the coding sequence ATGGGGCTCATCTCCGAGCACCGGGCGCGTCGGACGTCCGAACTCGCGTGGCCGCGCATCGTCACCGGGGTCGCCCGGATGTCGAAGAGCGCCGCAGACGTGGCGATGGTCGGCGTCGCGCTCGGGAGCACCGCCATCGCAGGCGTCGGGTTCGCCGGGCCGTACTGGGGCGCCGCGTTCAGTATCGGCGGCGGCCTCGCGGCCGGCACCATCGCGCTCGTCTCCCAGCGCTTCGGCGCCGAGGCGTTCGGCGAACTCGGGCAGGCCATCCGGTCGAGCGTGGCGCTCGTCGTCGCGGTGACGGTGCCCGTCGCCGCGATCTTCTACCTCTACCCCGTCTCGCTCATCTCGCTGCTGACCGACGACCCCGTCGCCGTCCGGTACGGCGCGGACTACCTCCGCGTGCTCGCGTTCGGCGTGCCGTTCGCCGGGCTGAACCTCATCGGCAGTCGGGCGCTCATCGGCGCCGACGACTCGTGGACGGCGATGGTGCTCCGCGGGAGCGGCGCGGTGGTGAACGTCGGCCTGAACGCCGTGTTCATCTTCGGCCTCGACATGGGCGTCGTCGGCGCAGCGCTCGGGACGGTCGTGAGCAACGTGGTCGTCGTCGCCGCGTTCGCCGTCGGCCTGACCCGGGGCCGTCTCCCCGGCGTCGGCGCGTTCCCGGTCACCGTCTCACCGGTCGGGAGCTACTGGCACTGGGAGACCTGCCGCGACGTCGTGGAGATCGGGCTCCCGGTCGTCGGGCGGAACTCCGTCTGGACGGCCGCGCGGTTCCCGCTGCTGGCGTTCGTCGGCCTGTTCGGGTCGCCGGTCGTCGCGGCGTACATCGTGACGCGGCGCATCCTCGGCATCATGAACACCCCCGGCTGGGGGTTCGGCCTCGCGGCGTCCAGTCTCGTCGGCCAGGAACTCGGCCAGAACGACGAGACGACGGCGGCCTCCTACGGCCGCGAGATCGTGTTGTTCTCGGTCGCGACGTACGTGCTGTTCGCGGGCGTCGTCGCGGTGTTCGCCCGCGACATCGTGGTCCTGTTCGTCGAGTCCCCGAGTGACCCGAGCGTGCCGATAGCGGTCGGGATGGTGTACGCGGCGGCCGCGGCGGTGATCCCCCAGGGCGTCAACGCTGCCTCGGCTGGGGCGCTGGACGCCACGGGCGACACGCGGTGGCCGTTCTACGGACGCGTCCTCGGCATGTTCGGCCTCGCCATCCCGCTGGTCTACCTCGGCGCGACGACCCAGCTGGGCATCCTCGGCATCTACCTCTCGTTCTTCGCGGAGTCCGGGGTGCCCGCGGCGGTCAACTACTACCGCTTCGCGACCGGGAAGTGGAAGGCCATCAGCCGGAGTTATCGGCCGGACGCCGCGGCCGACGACTGA
- a CDS encoding helix-turn-helix domain-containing protein, with product MSLIAEFTFQHAGLPLMSALESTGVQLDVEQAVAADPDRPVLFVWAFGGDLDAFETAATNEDDTVETITLVEDAGDRRLYRVQVSGSTEMPLYPLDDRLQASRLGVTSSADGIEARLRFPDRASLSEYQPLVEQKGVNVTLRRVYGESDAVFGGEYGLSAKQREALEAAVAAGYFEVPRRASLSDLAEDLGVSTQAVSERLRRGITTLVENALD from the coding sequence ATGAGTCTCATCGCCGAGTTCACGTTCCAGCACGCTGGACTGCCGCTCATGTCCGCCCTCGAGTCCACGGGCGTACAACTCGACGTCGAGCAGGCGGTCGCGGCGGATCCGGACCGCCCGGTGCTGTTCGTCTGGGCGTTCGGTGGTGACCTCGACGCCTTCGAGACGGCCGCCACGAACGAGGACGACACCGTCGAGACCATCACGCTGGTCGAGGACGCCGGTGACCGTCGACTCTACCGGGTGCAGGTCAGCGGCAGTACCGAGATGCCGCTGTACCCCCTCGACGACCGACTGCAGGCGTCCCGTCTCGGCGTCACGTCCTCGGCGGACGGCATCGAGGCGCGCCTCAGATTCCCCGACCGGGCGAGTCTCTCCGAGTACCAGCCGCTCGTCGAACAGAAGGGCGTGAACGTGACCCTCCGCAGGGTGTACGGCGAGAGCGACGCCGTCTTCGGCGGCGAGTACGGCCTCTCTGCGAAGCAGCGGGAAGCCCTCGAGGCCGCGGTCGCTGCCGGCTACTTCGAGGTCCCCCGCCGTGCGTCGCTGTCGGACCTCGCCGAGGACCTCGGCGTCTCCACGCAGGCGGTCAGCGAGCGCCTGCGTCGGGGCATCACGACGCTCGTCGAGAACGCCCTCGACTAG
- the paaD gene encoding 1,2-phenylacetyl-CoA epoxidase subunit PaaD → MSAPTGDACAYTDYEDGEVPAGFPNTGEGATGTEAEIWAALYEVEDPEMPVSIVDLGLIYDVSVEAETATVEMTLTYTGCPAKDMLTNDVRCAALTASGVRDADVEIQYSPPWSVEMVTETGREQLREFGLSV, encoded by the coding sequence GTGAGCGCCCCGACCGGCGACGCCTGCGCGTACACCGACTACGAGGACGGCGAGGTCCCGGCGGGCTTCCCGAACACCGGGGAGGGAGCGACCGGGACGGAGGCCGAGATCTGGGCGGCGCTGTACGAGGTCGAGGACCCCGAGATGCCGGTGTCGATCGTCGACCTCGGGCTCATCTACGACGTCAGCGTCGAGGCCGAGACGGCGACCGTCGAGATGACGCTGACGTACACTGGTTGCCCGGCGAAGGACATGCTCACGAACGACGTGCGGTGTGCTGCGCTCACTGCTTCGGGCGTGCGGGACGCGGACGTCGAGATACAGTACTCGCCACCGTGGTCCGTCGAGATGGTCACGGAGACGGGCAGAGAACAGCTTCGAGAGTTCGGGCTGAGTGTATGA
- the paaE gene encoding 1,2-phenylacetyl-CoA epoxidase subunit PaaE, whose protein sequence is MRGLDPSTTTSSDEPAACPYCGSTETEREHPKGPGLCRSIHYCHGCDQPFEQFG, encoded by the coding sequence ATGAGGGGTCTCGACCCGAGCACCACGACGTCGAGTGACGAACCCGCGGCGTGTCCGTACTGTGGCTCGACGGAGACGGAGCGAGAACACCCGAAGGGGCCCGGACTCTGCCGTTCGATCCACTACTGCCACGGCTGCGACCAGCCGTTCGAGCAGTTCGGGTAG
- a CDS encoding MFS transporter → MRWNRRPDVYAGWVVVTGCFLGSFVVFGLSYSFGVFFEPVLEAFGAPRSTTSTAFGVQTVALYVGAVGIGALVDRYGTRRMLAAGTVVLCGGLVATSRASTLPQFVAGYGVVTGAGLSVVYVVAYATPARWFDRRVGLASGLASAGLGFGMLVVSPVATELVARVGWRDALVALAAGVAVVLAAATALVRGEPGAGEAPAAEFPNGVERAGDSAWRDQLSEVGAVARTPTFALTFVGWAAIYGTLYVVLVNLVVYGTDLGMTRETGATALAVLGAASAAGRVAIGFFGDRLGRIRVFVACSAAMGVSTVALAGVGTPLELWAFAAVYGLTYGGNGALLAPLTADLFGRANINAVFGLISVAFAFSGILAPYLAGVGYEAFATYDPVFVAAGALAVVGAVAVAAADRVSTAG, encoded by the coding sequence ATGCGATGGAACCGTCGCCCGGACGTGTACGCTGGCTGGGTCGTCGTCACCGGCTGCTTCCTCGGGTCGTTCGTCGTCTTCGGTCTCTCGTACTCCTTCGGCGTGTTCTTCGAGCCAGTCCTCGAAGCGTTCGGCGCACCGCGTAGCACCACGTCCACCGCCTTCGGCGTCCAGACGGTGGCACTGTACGTCGGCGCCGTCGGCATCGGTGCGCTCGTGGACCGCTACGGCACCCGCCGCATGCTCGCCGCCGGCACCGTCGTCCTCTGTGGCGGGCTGGTCGCGACCAGTCGTGCGTCCACGCTCCCCCAGTTCGTCGCGGGGTACGGCGTCGTCACCGGTGCGGGACTGAGCGTCGTCTACGTCGTCGCGTACGCGACGCCCGCTCGCTGGTTCGACCGCCGTGTCGGCCTCGCCAGCGGACTCGCCTCGGCCGGCCTCGGCTTCGGGATGCTCGTCGTCTCGCCAGTCGCGACGGAGCTCGTCGCGCGTGTCGGCTGGCGGGACGCTCTCGTCGCACTCGCGGCCGGCGTCGCCGTCGTCCTCGCCGCCGCGACGGCGCTCGTCCGGGGGGAACCAGGTGCCGGTGAGGCGCCTGCGGCGGAGTTCCCGAACGGCGTCGAGCGCGCGGGCGACTCGGCGTGGCGCGACCAGCTCTCCGAGGTCGGTGCGGTCGCCCGGACGCCGACGTTCGCGCTCACGTTCGTCGGGTGGGCAGCCATCTACGGGACGCTATACGTCGTGCTCGTCAACCTCGTCGTCTACGGGACGGACCTCGGGATGACGCGGGAGACGGGGGCGACGGCGCTCGCGGTGCTCGGCGCGGCGAGCGCGGCCGGCCGCGTCGCCATCGGCTTCTTCGGCGACCGCCTCGGCCGGATCCGCGTGTTCGTCGCGTGCTCGGCCGCGATGGGCGTCTCCACCGTCGCGCTGGCGGGCGTGGGGACACCCCTCGAGCTCTGGGCGTTCGCCGCGGTGTACGGGCTCACCTACGGCGGCAACGGGGCACTGCTCGCACCCCTCACGGCTGACCTGTTCGGCCGCGCGAACATCAACGCCGTGTTCGGGCTGATCTCCGTCGCCTTCGCCTTCAGTGGGATCCTCGCGCCGTACCTCGCGGGCGTCGGGTACGAGGCCTTCGCGACCTACGACCCCGTGTTCGTCGCAGCGGGCGCCCTCGCGGTCGTGGGCGCGGTCGCCGTCGCCGCCGCCGACCGCGTGAGTACGGCTGGCTGA